A region from the Gemmatimonadota bacterium genome encodes:
- a CDS encoding Nif3-like dinuclear metal center hexameric protein, with protein MSVPTAAQVAGLLDERLASSGFPDYPPALNGLQLDHQGPVRKVVAAVDFSRRTIDAAIAAGGNLLLLHHGMFWGGNQRLVGHHYERLRDLLSHDIAVYASHLPLDAHLELGNCAQLARRLGLTVSGRFGQYQGVPIGVMGEADLPLMDLLSRAHAFSVALGGGARASHEVAGQHCHRWAVITGAGADATTLREARACGIDTLIVGEGPHHTTVDAAELGVTVIYAGHYATETLGVQALLELVGREFGLPTEFLYLPTGS; from the coding sequence GTGAGCGTGCCCACGGCGGCGCAGGTCGCGGGCCTCCTGGACGAGCGCCTGGCGTCGTCCGGGTTCCCGGACTATCCGCCAGCACTCAACGGCCTACAGCTCGATCACCAGGGGCCGGTTCGCAAGGTGGTCGCCGCCGTCGACTTTTCGCGTCGCACCATCGATGCGGCGATCGCCGCGGGGGGCAACCTCCTGCTGCTGCACCACGGAATGTTCTGGGGCGGCAACCAGCGGCTGGTGGGTCATCACTACGAGCGACTCCGTGACCTGCTGTCGCACGACATCGCGGTGTACGCCTCGCACCTGCCCCTGGACGCGCACCTCGAACTGGGGAACTGCGCGCAGCTCGCGCGACGACTCGGCCTGACGGTCAGCGGCCGGTTCGGTCAGTACCAGGGAGTACCGATCGGGGTGATGGGTGAAGCTGACCTGCCACTCATGGATCTGTTGTCGCGGGCGCATGCCTTTTCGGTCGCGCTCGGCGGCGGTGCCCGCGCGTCTCATGAGGTCGCGGGGCAGCACTGTCATCGATGGGCGGTCATCACCGGGGCCGGTGCAGACGCCACCACGTTGCGCGAGGCTCGCGCCTGTGGCATCGACACGCTGATCGTCGGCGAAGGACCGCACCACACCACGGTCGATGCCGCCGAGTTGGGGGTGACGGTGATTTACGCCGGTCACTATGCCACCGAGACGCTCGGGGTGCAGGCCTTGCTCGAGTTGGTGGGCAGGGAGTTCGGCCTCCCAACGGAGTTCTTGTACCTCCCCACGGGATCGTGA
- a CDS encoding polymer-forming cytoskeletal protein, with protein sequence MSIFNKPSNERTMTRSESAGGEATVSVIGAGMRIVGNVESNGVVKVEGTIEGAVRGARQVLLGKSGVILGDIHAADAVLGGKVVGSIVATERVELQATASIEGDVNTRSIVVFEGGQINGTVRMGEAAARAQGSPAIRLAADA encoded by the coding sequence ATGTCCATCTTCAACAAGCCCAGCAACGAGCGAACCATGACCCGCTCCGAATCCGCCGGTGGCGAAGCCACCGTCTCCGTCATTGGTGCCGGCATGCGCATCGTCGGCAATGTCGAATCCAACGGCGTCGTGAAGGTCGAGGGAACCATCGAGGGTGCCGTGCGCGGCGCGCGACAGGTCCTCCTCGGCAAGTCCGGCGTCATCCTCGGCGATATCCACGCCGCAGACGCCGTCCTCGGCGGCAAGGTCGTCGGTTCCATCGTCGCCACCGAGCGGGTGGAACTTCAGGCCACGGCGTCTATTGAAGGTGACGTGAACACACGCAGCATCGTGGTGTTCGAAGGCGGGCAGATCAACGGCACCGTCCGAATGGGCGAAGCCGCCGCCCGTGCACAGGGCTCCCCGGCCATCCGCCTCGCGGCCGACGCCTGA
- a CDS encoding BMP family protein, which translates to MRLIRCTTLAVLAVVLGCQKSEAPASDAFRVALLTPGPISDKSWNGGAYDGLLRIRDSLGAGVSHIQTKTPAEFEENFRQYGAQGYRVVFGHGFEFQDAAMRVAPEYPKTLFITTSGSTTGPNLAGIRFAFEEPSYAAGVLAAHMTKTGRLAAIGGTELPPVKSSFEAFANGARSVKPDIRVSISYVGNWDDVTAGKEQALAQIAAGVDVIFQNADAAGLGVFQAARESKKAWVFGSNADQNSIAPEVTLGSVLIDLPLAFIDIAREVKAGTFVPRVVALGTASRVVRLVLNPAVEAQLPATARTAVDSVVAALAAGSVVIPVPSRDSTK; encoded by the coding sequence ATGCGCCTGATCCGTTGCACCACCCTCGCTGTCCTTGCCGTCGTGCTCGGCTGCCAGAAGAGCGAGGCCCCGGCCAGCGACGCGTTCCGCGTGGCGTTGCTCACGCCGGGTCCCATCAGCGACAAGTCATGGAACGGGGGGGCCTACGATGGACTCCTGCGCATCCGTGATTCGCTGGGGGCCGGGGTGAGTCACATCCAGACGAAGACCCCTGCGGAGTTCGAGGAGAACTTCCGGCAATACGGCGCCCAGGGATACCGCGTCGTCTTCGGTCATGGGTTCGAGTTCCAGGACGCCGCGATGCGCGTCGCTCCCGAATACCCGAAGACCCTGTTCATCACCACATCGGGGAGCACGACCGGGCCCAACCTCGCGGGAATTCGCTTTGCCTTCGAGGAACCCTCGTATGCGGCCGGCGTCCTCGCGGCTCACATGACGAAGACCGGCCGCCTCGCGGCGATCGGTGGAACGGAGCTGCCGCCGGTGAAGTCGTCGTTCGAGGCATTTGCCAACGGCGCACGATCCGTGAAGCCGGACATCCGCGTCTCGATCTCCTACGTCGGCAACTGGGACGATGTCACCGCCGGAAAGGAGCAGGCCCTGGCACAGATCGCCGCCGGGGTCGACGTGATCTTCCAGAACGCCGATGCCGCCGGCCTTGGGGTCTTCCAGGCCGCGCGGGAGTCAAAGAAAGCCTGGGTCTTCGGCTCCAACGCCGACCAGAATAGCATCGCTCCCGAGGTGACGTTAGGCAGCGTGTTGATCGACCTGCCGTTGGCCTTCATCGATATCGCGCGCGAAGTGAAAGCAGGGACCTTTGTTCCGCGCGTGGTCGCGCTGGGTACGGCGAGTCGCGTCGTGCGATTGGTCTTGAACCCTGCCGTGGAGGCCCAGCTCCCCGCCACGGCCCGCACGGCGGTGGATTCCGTGGTCGCGGCACTCGCCGCCGGATCGGTGGTTATTCCCGTCCCCTCGCGGGACTCGACCAAGTGA
- a CDS encoding ParB/RepB/Spo0J family partition protein, translating into MTPAEKPRRLGRGLEALIAAAGPPAAAPAAATPPAAAEAAPPSALRELPIAAIQPNPYQPRRSFNPEELQELEQSLRTSGLLQPITVRQGAEGTYQLVAGERRLRAATRLGWNAIPAIVKEFDDRDMLVLAMVENLQRADLNPIDEALGYERLTRDFGHTQQQVADAVGKDRSTVANFLRLLTLPEGIRKLVREGQLTLGHARALLALPNERAMIEAARRTVDEGLSVRQVERLAHDTRPAATSGKPATPATPRSASAHDAELRRLTELLRRRLQTDVRIDFQPGSKGAVMLSFYSADDLHRLVELVLGTPLDDA; encoded by the coding sequence ATGACCCCCGCTGAGAAGCCGCGACGCCTCGGACGAGGCCTTGAGGCCCTCATTGCTGCCGCCGGACCACCCGCCGCTGCCCCAGCCGCCGCCACTCCACCGGCCGCGGCCGAGGCCGCGCCGCCGAGTGCGCTGCGCGAGCTGCCCATCGCCGCCATCCAGCCCAACCCGTACCAGCCGCGGCGCTCGTTCAACCCCGAGGAGCTCCAGGAGCTCGAGCAGAGCCTCCGCACCTCGGGGCTCCTCCAGCCGATCACGGTCCGCCAGGGGGCCGAAGGTACCTATCAGTTGGTAGCAGGTGAACGGCGCCTGCGCGCGGCCACCCGGCTCGGCTGGAACGCCATCCCCGCCATCGTCAAGGAGTTCGACGACCGGGACATGCTGGTCCTCGCGATGGTCGAGAACCTCCAGCGCGCCGACCTCAACCCGATCGACGAGGCCCTCGGCTACGAACGCCTCACCCGCGATTTCGGACACACCCAGCAGCAGGTCGCCGACGCCGTCGGCAAGGACCGCTCGACGGTCGCCAACTTCCTCCGCCTTCTCACCCTCCCCGAGGGGATCCGCAAGCTCGTCCGCGAGGGCCAGCTCACCCTCGGCCACGCCCGCGCCCTGCTCGCCCTGCCTAACGAGCGCGCCATGATCGAGGCGGCCAGGCGGACGGTCGACGAGGGACTCAGCGTGCGCCAGGTCGAGCGGCTCGCCCACGACACCCGGCCGGCCGCCACCTCCGGCAAGCCGGCGACGCCCGCCACACCACGCAGCGCCTCCGCCCACGACGCCGAACTGCGGCGCCTCACCGAACTGCTGCGCCGACGACTCCAGACCGATGTCCGCATCGACTTCCAGCCCGGCTCCAAGGGAGCCGTGATGCTGAGCTTCTATTCGGCCGACGACCTCCACCGCCTCGTCGAGCTGGTCCTCGGAACTCCCCTCGACGACGCCTGA